A portion of the Planctomycetia bacterium genome contains these proteins:
- a CDS encoding glycosyltransferase gives MKPSRRLKVALLSYRDDPRTGGALRVAEMLATHLPKEEIEAHLVFAYGQAGPVANRVPVPVHFLEASSSKDFAAWRKTRKWFSQMQFDVMHFIDPVNWVFFATLGLKAKRIDHFHGCPDLSTIASRDQCLALCRRWLSHGGIAITHGARKAVGRIGWRSPAQTHVVHNGICPEDFETMPDKLTARQQLNLPLDAKLFGAVARFSDGSGLLEIFQVLKFLPENWHAVLVGDGPLKHQLQSEARQLGFADRVHFPGLLTNVLPAYAALDAVILLARYQSFCLMLAEAMLARIPVVGLQGAGEYTEAEYPLITNENAIFFPREKPWDFYSVEPDENYHKVALALQTMMLNPESTQHRVAQAHRWVIERFSAQHQGRRCAQVYRHVSGLKQLCE, from the coding sequence ATGAAGCCTTCGCGACGACTCAAAGTAGCGCTCCTTTCCTATCGTGACGATCCACGAACAGGCGGAGCTTTGCGCGTCGCCGAGATGCTGGCTACGCACTTACCAAAAGAAGAAATTGAAGCGCATCTGGTGTTTGCCTACGGACAAGCTGGCCCTGTTGCGAATCGAGTACCGGTTCCGGTTCATTTCCTTGAAGCCAGTTCATCGAAAGATTTTGCAGCATGGCGTAAGACCCGAAAATGGTTCAGCCAGATGCAGTTTGATGTCATGCACTTTATTGATCCTGTCAACTGGGTGTTCTTTGCCACGCTGGGGTTGAAGGCCAAACGCATTGATCATTTTCACGGCTGCCCTGATCTTTCCACGATTGCCTCGCGTGACCAGTGCCTGGCCTTGTGCCGTCGCTGGCTCAGTCATGGAGGCATTGCGATTACCCATGGTGCACGCAAAGCCGTAGGCAGAATAGGCTGGAGGTCGCCTGCGCAAACACATGTGGTGCATAATGGCATCTGTCCTGAAGATTTTGAGACGATGCCAGATAAATTGACAGCCAGGCAGCAATTGAATTTGCCGCTGGATGCCAAACTGTTTGGTGCGGTGGCACGGTTCAGCGATGGCAGCGGACTCTTGGAAATTTTTCAGGTTCTCAAGTTCTTACCTGAAAACTGGCATGCGGTGTTGGTGGGAGATGGGCCTTTAAAACACCAATTGCAGAGCGAAGCCAGGCAGCTTGGCTTTGCAGATCGTGTTCATTTTCCCGGCTTATTGACCAATGTGCTTCCGGCCTACGCAGCGCTAGATGCAGTGATCCTTCTCGCCCGTTATCAATCATTCTGCCTGATGCTGGCGGAAGCGATGCTGGCACGCATCCCCGTCGTTGGTTTGCAGGGAGCTGGTGAATATACCGAAGCGGAGTATCCGTTGATCACCAACGAGAATGCGATCTTTTTCCCACGCGAAAAGCCCTGGGATTTCTACAGTGTTGAACCCGATGAAAACTACCATAAAGTAGCCTTGGCGTTACAAACGATGATGCTGAATCCGGAAAGTACCCAGCATCGCGTTGCACAGGCGCATCGCTGGGTCATCGAGAGGTTTTCTGCTCAGCATCAGGGCAGGCGCTGTGCACAGGTTTATCGACACGTATCAGGTTTGAAGCAGCTATGCGAGTAA
- a CDS encoding glycosyltransferase family 4 protein produces MRVMILYEHCSPHQVTVLESARQRFQTLGHTLIPVEFYYGSLDYGWTMGDKPRPAEWMCLFPEAQSISNYQRFRTVCKLVKQHKIDVLVLNGWYGLFAWWLVLIKKWLGCRIVMVSDSVHWDFPRTIVKELPKKMLMKGVDAGFVAGAPQAEYLRSLGVRADRLTTGNDVVDNNLYAHIPVRSVPENRKIIIGTAARFIPKKNLAAALKTLAQVAKQHPDVQLEWRLAGRGPLEQELQQLAQEVGAPVVFRGFVGYYDMPGFYAELDLYWQPSLSEPWGLVVNEAMASGLPVLVSDRCGCGPDLVTKETGWIHGLSQEDMVAGLTSALKSRLHWPEMGEQARKLIGNWDEKRYSEGLLQACFLATGQRDGQMRFSS; encoded by the coding sequence ATGCGAGTAATGATTCTGTATGAGCATTGCTCGCCCCACCAGGTCACCGTGCTGGAATCAGCCAGGCAACGATTTCAAACACTTGGCCACACGCTCATCCCCGTTGAGTTTTATTACGGTTCACTCGATTATGGCTGGACGATGGGCGACAAACCCCGCCCAGCAGAATGGATGTGCCTGTTTCCAGAAGCTCAGTCGATCAGCAATTATCAGCGATTTCGAACTGTCTGCAAACTGGTGAAACAGCACAAGATCGATGTGCTGGTGCTTAACGGCTGGTACGGACTGTTTGCCTGGTGGCTGGTATTGATCAAGAAATGGCTGGGCTGCAGAATCGTCATGGTGTCCGACTCGGTTCACTGGGATTTTCCACGCACCATAGTGAAGGAATTGCCCAAGAAAATGTTGATGAAAGGTGTCGATGCAGGATTTGTCGCCGGCGCACCGCAGGCCGAGTACCTGCGTTCGCTGGGAGTTCGTGCTGACCGTTTGACCACCGGCAACGATGTGGTTGACAATAATCTGTACGCTCACATACCTGTTCGAAGTGTACCAGAAAACCGCAAGATTATCATTGGCACTGCAGCCCGGTTCATTCCCAAAAAAAACCTGGCAGCAGCCTTGAAGACATTGGCTCAAGTGGCCAAGCAACATCCTGATGTGCAACTGGAATGGCGACTGGCAGGTCGTGGGCCGCTGGAACAGGAACTTCAGCAGCTTGCTCAAGAAGTGGGCGCTCCTGTAGTCTTTCGTGGTTTTGTTGGTTATTATGACATGCCAGGGTTTTATGCCGAGTTGGACCTGTATTGGCAGCCCAGTTTGAGTGAACCCTGGGGCCTGGTGGTCAATGAAGCAATGGCTTCGGGGTTGCCTGTGCTGGTATCAGATCGCTGTGGCTGTGGCCCCGATCTGGTGACTAAAGAAACCGGTTGGATACACGGCTTGAGTCAAGAGGACATGGTTGCAGGTTTAACATCCGCCCTCAAGTCTCGGCTGCACTGGCCTGAAATGGGTGAACAGGCAAGAAAACTGATCGGCAACTGGGACGAAAAACGGTATTCTGAAGGACTCTTGCAGGCCTGTTTTCTGGCAACTGGTCAGCGCGATGGCCAAATGAGGTTTTCATCATGA